A region of Plantactinospora sp. BC1 DNA encodes the following proteins:
- a CDS encoding DUF397 domain-containing protein codes for MDLTRALWHKSTRSGGNGGACVEVADNLSEVVAVRDSKDPTGPVLAFRPESWRIFVDLAKAR; via the coding sequence ATGGACCTAACTCGGGCGCTGTGGCACAAGTCGACCCGGTCCGGTGGCAACGGTGGTGCGTGCGTCGAGGTGGCGGACAATCTGTCGGAGGTGGTCGCCGTCCGGGACAGCAAGGATCCGACCGGTCCGGTCCTGGCGTTCCGCCCCGAGTCCTGGCGGATATTCGTCGATCTCGCCAAGGCCCGCTGA
- a CDS encoding helix-turn-helix transcriptional regulator, whose amino-acid sequence MGAAVDLLVEELIEARTSRAMTQEEWARTVKFSPTHVSSVETRHRPPTGEYVAAVDRAFQTGGAYTRLLVRLASFDSAPIWLRDWIEIEREAILLRWFEPAYVPGLLQTEAYARATLAGGRFTAEEIDRHVASRLARQAILNRDVPPQLIAVIDEAVLRRPAPGHPGLMREQVERIVALAELDHVQVQVVPASTGIYLGLAGQFIVAEMPDDSRVGYADNQLKAQIVDQPGEIVRLVRMWEVVRNYALPLKQSLELIKEVSKIWT is encoded by the coding sequence ATGGGCGCGGCGGTGGACCTGCTGGTCGAGGAGTTGATCGAGGCGCGGACGTCCCGGGCGATGACCCAGGAGGAGTGGGCACGTACCGTCAAGTTCTCTCCGACGCACGTCAGCTCGGTGGAGACGCGGCACCGGCCACCGACCGGCGAGTACGTGGCGGCGGTGGACCGGGCGTTCCAGACCGGGGGCGCGTACACCCGGCTCCTGGTCCGGCTCGCCAGTTTCGACAGCGCGCCGATCTGGCTGCGGGACTGGATCGAGATCGAGCGGGAGGCGATACTGTTGCGCTGGTTCGAGCCGGCGTACGTGCCCGGGTTGTTGCAGACCGAGGCGTACGCCCGGGCGACCCTGGCCGGCGGCCGGTTCACCGCCGAGGAGATCGACCGGCACGTCGCCTCCCGGCTGGCCCGGCAGGCGATCCTCAACCGGGACGTCCCGCCGCAGCTCATCGCGGTGATCGACGAGGCGGTACTGCGCCGGCCGGCCCCCGGGCACCCCGGGCTGATGCGCGAGCAGGTCGAACGGATCGTCGCGCTCGCCGAACTGGACCACGTCCAGGTGCAGGTCGTGCCGGCGAGCACCGGGATCTATCTCGGACTGGCCGGGCAGTTCATCGTCGCGGAGATGCCGGACGACAGCCGGGTCGGATACGCCGACAATCAGCTCAAGGCACAGATCGTGGATCAACCGGGTGAAATTGTTAGACTCGTGCGAATGTGGGAAGTCGTGCGCAACTATGCCCTTCCCCTCAAACAGTCACTCGAATTGATCAAGGAAGTGTCAAAGATATGGACCTAA
- a CDS encoding phospholipase produces MSRRLLTTLAAGAFAVLALLGYASPAAAAVTPEQKLAVLSSWTQTSASSYNAWNSARTNQAAWAEYAFNWSTDYCSSSPDNPLGFNFELSCYRHDFGYRNHKAVGQFDPNKARLDSAFYEDLRRVCATYNAFVRPACYSLAWTYYQAVRAFGSVIISQSELDRAAKLKADGERRAAAAAAR; encoded by the coding sequence TTGTCCCGTCGCCTGCTCACGACCCTTGCCGCCGGTGCGTTCGCCGTTCTGGCGCTGCTCGGGTACGCCTCGCCCGCCGCCGCCGCGGTGACCCCCGAACAGAAGCTCGCCGTGCTGTCGAGCTGGACCCAGACCAGCGCCAGCAGCTACAACGCCTGGAACTCGGCCCGCACCAACCAGGCCGCCTGGGCCGAGTACGCCTTCAACTGGAGCACCGACTACTGCTCCTCCAGCCCGGACAACCCGCTCGGGTTCAACTTCGAACTCTCCTGCTACCGGCACGACTTCGGCTACCGCAACCACAAGGCCGTCGGCCAGTTCGACCCGAACAAGGCCCGGCTGGACAGCGCGTTCTACGAGGACCTGCGTCGGGTCTGCGCGACGTACAACGCCTTCGTCCGCCCGGCCTGCTACAGCCTGGCCTGGACGTACTACCAGGCCGTACGCGCGTTCGGCTCCGTGATCATCAGCCAGTCCGAGCTGGACAGGGCGGCGAAGCTCAAGGCCGACGGCGAGCGCCGGGCGGCCGCGGCCGCGGCCCGCTGA
- a CDS encoding glycoside hydrolase family 10 protein has protein sequence MKPYRLVAAGLAAALLGSLAAAPPANATPTNATPATVVTDRAGCASDPATPKRQFRAMWIASVVNIDWPTRASYTAPDRIAAQQAEYTGWLDLAQRLNHNAVVVQVRPTADAFWPSPHEPWSEYLTGVRGQDPGWDPLAYLVAESHKRNLEFHAWFNPYRISMPDGAGADLDKLAPGHPVRENPDWAVAYPVNAAGSRLYYNPGIPEVRRFVQTAMLDAVKRYDIDGVHFDDYFYPYPAAGQDFADQATFEEYGAGFASKADWRRHNIDLLVQEMGQRIKATKPWVKFGVSPFGIWRNASADPLGSQTNGTQSYDANFADTRKWVKEEWIDYIVPQVYWNIGFAVADYAKLVPWWSDVVAGTRVQLYIGQADYKIADPAQPAPWQDPAEMSRHLTFNRDHPQVAGNIHFSAVQVRANRLGATDIYAAEHYSRPALIPTMPHLAAKPLMFPVLTGASRKAGGVQLRWRQPADGLGPFGRATSYAIYRFDGIDLPGSCGFADAGNLVGTVRADGSGVQSWLDETAEPGRRYSYYVTALDRLANESQPSPPWFVLR, from the coding sequence ATGAAGCCATATCGGCTCGTGGCCGCCGGGCTGGCCGCAGCGCTGCTCGGTTCGCTCGCCGCCGCCCCGCCCGCGAACGCCACACCCACGAACGCCACACCCGCGACCGTCGTCACCGACCGCGCCGGCTGCGCGAGCGATCCCGCCACCCCGAAACGCCAGTTCCGGGCGATGTGGATCGCGAGCGTGGTCAACATCGACTGGCCGACCAGGGCGTCGTACACCGCGCCGGACCGGATCGCCGCCCAGCAGGCCGAGTACACCGGCTGGCTCGACCTGGCCCAGCGGCTGAACCACAACGCGGTGGTCGTGCAGGTCCGACCGACCGCCGACGCGTTCTGGCCCTCGCCGCACGAGCCGTGGTCGGAGTACCTGACCGGGGTGCGCGGCCAGGACCCCGGCTGGGACCCGCTGGCGTACCTGGTCGCCGAGTCGCACAAGCGGAACCTGGAGTTCCACGCCTGGTTCAACCCGTACCGGATCTCGATGCCGGACGGCGCCGGCGCCGACCTCGACAAGCTCGCCCCGGGCCACCCGGTCCGGGAGAACCCGGACTGGGCGGTCGCCTACCCGGTCAACGCGGCCGGCTCCCGGCTCTACTACAACCCGGGCATCCCGGAGGTACGCCGGTTCGTCCAGACCGCCATGCTCGACGCGGTCAAGCGGTACGACATCGACGGCGTGCACTTCGACGACTACTTCTACCCCTACCCGGCGGCCGGGCAGGACTTCGCCGACCAGGCCACCTTCGAGGAGTACGGTGCCGGCTTCGCCAGCAAGGCGGACTGGCGGCGGCACAACATCGACCTGCTGGTCCAGGAGATGGGTCAGCGGATCAAGGCGACCAAGCCGTGGGTGAAGTTCGGGGTCAGCCCGTTCGGCATCTGGCGGAACGCCTCGGCCGACCCGCTCGGCTCGCAGACCAACGGCACCCAGTCCTACGACGCCAACTTCGCCGACACCCGCAAGTGGGTCAAGGAGGAGTGGATCGACTACATCGTGCCGCAGGTCTACTGGAACATCGGCTTCGCGGTGGCCGACTACGCCAAGCTGGTGCCCTGGTGGTCGGATGTGGTCGCCGGGACCCGGGTGCAGCTCTACATCGGGCAGGCCGACTACAAGATCGCCGATCCGGCGCAGCCGGCGCCCTGGCAGGACCCGGCCGAGATGTCGAGGCACCTCACCTTCAACCGCGACCATCCGCAGGTCGCCGGCAACATCCACTTCAGCGCGGTGCAGGTCCGGGCCAACCGGCTCGGCGCCACCGACATCTACGCGGCCGAGCACTACTCCCGGCCGGCGCTGATCCCGACCATGCCGCACCTGGCCGCCAAGCCGCTGATGTTCCCGGTGCTGACCGGCGCCTCGCGGAAGGCGGGGGGCGTGCAACTGCGCTGGCGGCAGCCGGCGGACGGGCTCGGCCCGTTCGGCCGGGCCACCTCGTACGCGATCTACCGGTTCGACGGGATCGACCTCCCCGGCTCCTGCGGTTTCGCCGACGCCGGCAACCTGGTCGGCACCGTCCGGGCCGACGGCTCGGGCGTGCAGTCCTGGCTGGACGAGACCGCCGAGCCGGGACGGCGGTACAGCTACTACGTGACCGCGCTGGACCGGCTGGCCAACGAGAGCCAGCCCAGCCCGCCGTGGTTCGTACTCCGCTGA
- a CDS encoding TrkA family potassium uptake protein, with protein sequence MIHFPAIRRGPLRALGQRLAAAIGLVLLIVAVVYADRDGYRDVNEDGVTLLDSFYYAVVSLSTTGYGDITPVTEGARLINVLVITPARVLFLIILVGTTLEVLTEQYRTNLRLTRWRRQVKDHVIICGYGTKGRSAISALLETGFDKQRILVVERNPAAVRQATSAGLVVIEGNATRSATLNEAHVRHAKSVIIATDSDEVSVLVTLTVRQLTAGQVRIIAAAREAENAPLLRQSGAHHVIVSSATAGRLLGVSTSAPPLIDVVEDLLTPGQGMALAMRSATRDEVGVSPRRLEALVIALVRRGKVVSLSDQAATAIETGDMLVYVRDDRSSSGSAPVADQNR encoded by the coding sequence ATGATCCACTTTCCGGCCATCCGCCGGGGGCCACTGCGGGCGCTGGGCCAGCGGCTCGCCGCCGCGATCGGCCTCGTGCTGCTGATCGTCGCGGTGGTCTACGCGGACCGCGACGGTTACCGTGACGTCAACGAGGACGGGGTCACCCTCCTCGACTCCTTCTACTACGCGGTGGTCTCCCTCTCCACCACGGGATACGGCGACATCACGCCGGTGACCGAGGGCGCCCGGCTGATCAACGTCCTGGTGATCACCCCGGCCCGGGTGCTCTTCCTGATCATCCTGGTCGGCACCACCCTGGAAGTCCTGACCGAGCAGTACCGCACCAACCTCCGCTTGACGCGGTGGAGGAGACAAGTGAAGGACCACGTCATCATCTGCGGCTACGGCACCAAGGGCCGTAGCGCGATCTCCGCACTGCTCGAAACCGGCTTCGACAAGCAACGGATCCTCGTCGTCGAACGCAATCCGGCAGCCGTCCGGCAGGCCACCTCGGCCGGCCTGGTGGTGATCGAGGGCAACGCCACCCGGTCGGCGACGCTGAACGAGGCGCACGTACGACACGCGAAGTCCGTGATCATCGCGACCGACAGCGACGAGGTCTCCGTACTGGTCACGCTGACCGTACGGCAGCTCACCGCCGGCCAGGTCCGGATCATCGCCGCCGCCCGCGAGGCGGAGAACGCCCCGCTGCTGCGGCAGAGCGGGGCGCACCACGTCATCGTCTCGTCGGCGACCGCCGGCCGGCTGCTCGGCGTCTCCACCTCGGCCCCGCCGCTGATCGACGTCGTCGAGGACCTGCTCACCCCCGGCCAGGGCATGGCGCTGGCGATGCGCTCGGCCACCCGGGACGAGGTCGGTGTCTCGCCGCGCCGGCTGGAGGCGCTGGTCATCGCGCTGGTCCGGCGGGGCAAGGTGGTCTCGCTCTCCGACCAGGCCGCCACCGCCATCGAAACCGGCGACATGCTGGTGTACGTCCGCGACGACCGGTCCAGCAGCGGCAGCGCCCCCGTCGCCGACCAGAACCGCTGA
- a CDS encoding 2-oxoacid:ferredoxin oxidoreductase subunit beta produces the protein MPEPVALKLTTKDFKSDQEVRWCPGCGDYAILAAVQSFMPELQIPRERIVFVSGIGCSSRFPYYMNTYGMHSIHGRAPAIATGLSVSRPDLSVWVVTGDGDALSIGGNHLIHALRRNVNLKILLFNNRIYGLTKGQYSPTSEVGKITKSTPVGSADAPFNPLSLALGAEATFVARTIDSDRKHLQSVLRAAAEHEGSAFVEIYQNCNIFNDGAFDELKEPATRDDYLIRLEHGQPITFGSAGQFCVVHPPGGFGLEVRETASVPADEIVVHDATVTEPAYAFALSRLPGFALRNTPIGIFRNVDRPSYDGVVQGQLEAARAKSTGTPEEQLAGLLNSGDTWTIL, from the coding sequence ATGCCTGAGCCCGTCGCCCTCAAGCTCACCACCAAGGACTTCAAGTCCGACCAGGAGGTGCGCTGGTGCCCCGGCTGCGGTGACTACGCGATCCTGGCCGCGGTCCAGTCGTTCATGCCGGAGTTGCAGATCCCCCGGGAGCGGATCGTCTTCGTCTCCGGCATCGGCTGCTCGTCGCGCTTCCCGTACTACATGAACACGTACGGGATGCACTCGATCCACGGTCGGGCCCCGGCGATCGCCACCGGGCTCTCGGTCTCCCGGCCGGACCTGTCGGTCTGGGTGGTCACCGGTGACGGCGACGCGCTGTCGATCGGCGGCAACCACCTGATCCACGCGCTGCGGCGGAACGTCAACCTCAAGATCCTGCTCTTCAACAACCGGATCTACGGGCTGACCAAGGGGCAGTACTCGCCCACCTCCGAGGTCGGCAAGATCACCAAGTCGACGCCGGTCGGCTCGGCGGACGCGCCGTTCAACCCGCTCTCGCTGGCCCTCGGTGCCGAGGCGACCTTCGTGGCCCGGACCATCGACTCGGACCGCAAGCACCTCCAGTCGGTGCTGCGGGCCGCTGCCGAGCACGAGGGCTCGGCGTTCGTGGAGATCTACCAGAACTGCAACATCTTCAACGACGGTGCCTTCGACGAGCTGAAGGAGCCGGCCACCCGGGACGACTACCTGATCCGGCTGGAGCACGGCCAGCCGATCACCTTCGGCTCGGCGGGTCAGTTCTGCGTCGTCCACCCGCCGGGTGGCTTCGGCCTGGAGGTCCGGGAGACCGCCTCGGTACCGGCGGACGAGATCGTGGTGCACGACGCCACGGTGACCGAGCCGGCGTACGCCTTCGCGCTCTCCCGGCTGCCGGGCTTCGCCCTGCGCAACACCCCGATCGGGATCTTCCGCAACGTCGACCGGCCGAGCTACGACGGTGTGGTGCAGGGGCAGCTCGAAGCGGCCCGGGCGAAGAGCACGGGTACCCCGGAGGAGCAGCTCGCCGGCCTGCTGAACAGCGGCGACACCTGGACGATCCTCTGA
- a CDS encoding 2-oxoacid:acceptor oxidoreductase subunit alpha has product MQLTGDRFTSETAQLGNDISTLPNFPAEIRAPAGTLPGVSSFQVHFADYDILTPGDAPNVLVAMNPAALKANLADLPRGADIIVNTDEFTRRNLAKVGYQASPLDDGSLDGYVLHPVALTSMTVGALAEHDVSKKDAERAKNMFALGLLSWMYSRPYESTIRFLERKFAARPELVAANTAAFKAGWNFGETTEDFAVRYEVKPAKMNPGTYRNITGNAALSLGLVAAGVRSGLPVFLGAYPITPASDILHELSKHKRFGVTTMQAEDEIAAIGAALGASYGGALGVTTTSGPGVALKGETISLAVALELPLVIVDVQRAGPSTGMPTKTEQADLNMALFGRHGEAPVAVVAPRSPSDCFFAALEAARIALTHRTPVILLSDNYVANGSEPWLLPDVESLPDLRVEFATEPNGEDGKSFLPYLRDPATLARPWAIPGTPGLEHRIGGLEKADKTGDISYDPANHDFMVRTRAARIEAIRVPDVEVETGSPNGVDSDARVLVLGWGSTYGPIGAACRGLRQRGLPVAQAHLRHLAPLPANLGEVLARYERVVIPEMNLGQLAHVIRARYLVDAIGYNQVRGLPFTATELETMLEEVVKNA; this is encoded by the coding sequence ATGCAGCTCACCGGCGACCGATTCACCTCGGAAACCGCGCAACTGGGCAACGACATCTCGACGTTACCGAACTTCCCGGCGGAGATCCGCGCCCCCGCCGGCACCCTGCCCGGGGTGTCGAGCTTCCAGGTGCACTTCGCGGACTACGACATCCTGACCCCGGGCGACGCCCCCAACGTCCTGGTCGCGATGAACCCGGCCGCGCTGAAGGCCAACCTGGCCGACCTGCCGCGCGGGGCCGACATCATCGTCAACACCGACGAGTTCACCCGGCGCAACCTGGCCAAGGTGGGCTACCAGGCGAGCCCGCTCGACGACGGCTCGCTGGACGGCTACGTGCTGCACCCGGTGGCGCTGACCTCGATGACCGTCGGCGCGCTGGCCGAGCACGACGTCTCGAAGAAGGACGCCGAGCGGGCCAAGAACATGTTCGCGCTCGGCCTGCTCTCCTGGATGTACTCCCGGCCGTACGAGTCGACGATCCGGTTCCTGGAGCGGAAGTTCGCGGCCCGGCCGGAGCTGGTCGCGGCGAACACCGCGGCGTTCAAGGCCGGCTGGAACTTCGGCGAGACGACCGAGGACTTCGCGGTCCGTTACGAGGTCAAGCCGGCGAAGATGAACCCGGGGACCTACCGGAACATCACCGGCAACGCGGCCCTCTCGCTGGGGCTGGTCGCCGCCGGGGTCCGCTCCGGGCTGCCGGTCTTCCTCGGGGCGTACCCGATCACCCCGGCCTCGGACATCCTGCACGAGCTGAGCAAGCACAAGCGGTTCGGCGTGACCACGATGCAGGCCGAGGACGAGATCGCGGCGATCGGGGCGGCGCTCGGCGCGTCGTACGGCGGTGCGCTCGGCGTCACCACCACCTCCGGTCCGGGTGTCGCGCTGAAGGGCGAGACGATCTCCCTGGCGGTGGCCCTGGAGCTGCCGCTGGTCATCGTCGACGTGCAGCGGGCCGGCCCGTCCACCGGGATGCCGACCAAGACCGAGCAGGCCGACCTGAACATGGCGCTCTTCGGCCGGCACGGCGAGGCGCCGGTCGCGGTGGTCGCCCCGCGCTCGCCGTCCGACTGCTTCTTCGCCGCGCTGGAGGCGGCCCGGATCGCGCTGACCCACCGCACGCCGGTGATCCTGCTCTCGGACAACTACGTGGCGAACGGCTCCGAGCCGTGGCTGCTGCCGGACGTCGAGTCGCTGCCGGACCTGCGGGTCGAGTTCGCCACCGAGCCGAACGGCGAGGACGGCAAGAGCTTCCTGCCCTACCTGCGCGACCCGGCCACGCTGGCCCGGCCGTGGGCGATCCCCGGCACGCCGGGGCTGGAGCACCGGATCGGCGGCCTGGAGAAGGCCGACAAGACCGGTGACATCTCGTACGACCCGGCGAACCACGACTTCATGGTGCGGACCAGGGCGGCCCGGATCGAGGCGATCAGGGTGCCGGACGTCGAGGTGGAGACCGGGTCACCTAACGGCGTGGACTCGGACGCCCGGGTGCTGGTGCTCGGCTGGGGCTCGACGTACGGCCCGATCGGCGCGGCCTGCCGTGGCCTGCGTCAACGCGGCCTGCCGGTGGCCCAGGCGCACCTGCGGCACCTGGCGCCGCTGCCGGCCAACCTCGGCGAGGTGCTGGCCCGCTACGAGCGGGTGGTGATCCCGGAGATGAACCTCGGCCAGCTCGCCCACGTGATCCGGGCCCGCTACCTGGTCGACGCGATCGGATACAACCAGGTCCGGGGGCTGCCGTTCACCGCCACCGAGCTGGAGACCATGCTGGAAGAGGTCGTTAAGAATGCCTGA
- the ndhC gene encoding NADH-quinone oxidoreductase subunit A, which produces MTGYLGSYATLGLLLLASVLVFVGAFTANRVLRPARPADPPGKRTSYECGLDPVGSDWAQMQIRYYVYAYLYVLFAVEAVFLFPWAVVFDRPGFGLVTVIEMAVFVAVLALGILYAWRKNILRWTQ; this is translated from the coding sequence ATGACCGGATACCTGGGGTCGTACGCGACGCTGGGACTGCTGCTGCTCGCCAGCGTACTGGTCTTCGTCGGCGCGTTCACCGCCAATCGGGTGCTCCGGCCGGCCCGCCCCGCCGACCCGCCCGGCAAGCGGACCAGCTACGAGTGCGGGCTCGATCCGGTCGGCAGCGACTGGGCACAGATGCAGATCCGCTACTACGTCTACGCCTACCTCTACGTGCTCTTCGCCGTCGAGGCGGTCTTCCTCTTCCCCTGGGCGGTGGTCTTCGACCGGCCCGGGTTCGGCCTCGTCACGGTGATCGAGATGGCGGTCTTCGTCGCCGTGCTCGCCCTCGGCATCCTCTACGCCTGGCGGAAGAACATCCTCCGCTGGACCCAGTGA
- the folP gene encoding dihydropteroate synthase, whose product MADALRLGRRTFGPGDLAVMAIVNRTPDSFFDRGVTFAADSALRAVERAVTEGAEIVDIGGVKAGPGAEVDVAEEIRRTVGTIAAVRAAFPEVVISIDTWRAEVAVEAVAAGADLLNDTWSGADPALAEVAAATGVGLVCSHAGGLTPRTRPHRAAFPDLLADVLDTVTGLAERAVRLGVRRDGILIDPAHDFGKNTRHSLEITRRLAELTGTGWPVLVALSNKDFVGETLDLPVDQRLEGTLAATAVSAWLGARVFRAHQVRPTRRLLDMVASIRGDRPPAVSRRGLA is encoded by the coding sequence ATGGCGGACGCGCTTCGACTGGGGCGGCGCACGTTCGGGCCCGGAGACCTCGCCGTGATGGCGATCGTGAACCGGACTCCGGACTCGTTCTTCGACCGGGGCGTCACCTTCGCCGCGGACAGCGCGCTGCGGGCGGTGGAGCGGGCGGTGACCGAGGGTGCCGAGATCGTCGACATCGGCGGGGTGAAGGCCGGGCCCGGTGCCGAGGTGGACGTGGCCGAGGAGATCCGTCGTACCGTCGGCACCATCGCCGCCGTCCGGGCCGCCTTCCCGGAGGTGGTGATCTCGATCGACACCTGGCGGGCCGAGGTGGCCGTCGAGGCGGTCGCCGCCGGGGCGGACCTGCTCAACGACACCTGGTCCGGTGCCGACCCGGCGCTCGCCGAGGTGGCCGCCGCGACCGGGGTGGGGCTGGTCTGCTCGCACGCGGGCGGGTTGACGCCGCGTACCCGGCCGCACCGGGCGGCCTTCCCCGACCTGCTGGCCGACGTGCTGGACACGGTCACCGGGCTCGCCGAGCGGGCGGTCCGGCTCGGGGTACGCCGGGACGGCATCCTGATCGACCCGGCGCACGACTTCGGCAAGAACACCCGGCACTCGCTGGAGATCACCCGCCGGCTGGCCGAACTCACCGGAACCGGCTGGCCGGTGCTGGTGGCCCTGTCCAACAAGGACTTCGTCGGGGAGACCCTCGACCTGCCGGTGGACCAGCGGCTGGAGGGTACCCTCGCGGCCACCGCCGTCTCGGCCTGGCTGGGCGCCCGGGTGTTCCGGGCCCACCAGGTACGCCCGACCCGGCGGCTGCTGGACATGGTCGCCTCGATCCGCGGCGACCGCCCACCGGCGGTCTCCCGGCGCGGGCTGGCCTGA
- a CDS encoding SRPBCC family protein — protein MSTADAGAADPDGTEGLRAAAEPGSGEVTATVIVAAPAPRVFAALTAWERQGDWIPFTRVRLVEGDGGEGSLVEAVTTVGPAVLRDEMRVVRLDPPYEVRVVHCGRLLRGPGVLRCTQMAEDRTQVVWHEWFHLPGGPTGRMAWPVLWPGSKFGLTQALKRFARLVERGQLP, from the coding sequence GTGAGCACCGCCGATGCGGGCGCTGCCGATCCGGACGGCACCGAGGGGCTCCGGGCGGCGGCCGAACCCGGCTCCGGGGAGGTCACCGCGACGGTCATCGTGGCGGCCCCCGCGCCCCGGGTCTTCGCCGCGCTGACCGCCTGGGAACGACAGGGCGACTGGATCCCGTTCACCCGGGTCCGCCTGGTCGAGGGGGACGGCGGCGAGGGCAGCCTGGTGGAGGCGGTCACCACGGTCGGACCGGCGGTACTCCGGGACGAGATGCGGGTGGTCCGGCTGGACCCGCCGTACGAGGTACGGGTGGTGCACTGCGGGCGCCTGTTGCGCGGTCCCGGGGTGCTGCGCTGCACCCAGATGGCCGAGGACCGGACCCAGGTGGTCTGGCACGAGTGGTTCCACCTGCCCGGCGGCCCGACCGGCCGGATGGCCTGGCCGGTGCTCTGGCCCGGCTCCAAGTTCGGCCTCACCCAGGCGCTGAAGCGGTTCGCCCGGCTGGTCGAACGCGGTCAACTGCCCTGA
- a CDS encoding DNA-3-methyladenine glycosylase I translates to MTDLVIGADGLARCGWGAGTPDYAVYHDEEWGRPLHGDDALYERLTLEAFQSGLSWLTILRKRPAFRRAFDGFHLATVAGYGDAEVARLMADAGIVRNRAKIDAAIANARAALDLPDGLAALLWSFAPAARTGRPRSFAEVPAITPESTAMAKALRKRGFRFVGPTTAYALMQATGMVDDHLDGCHVKPPAAAVMG, encoded by the coding sequence GTGACTGATCTGGTGATTGGCGCCGACGGACTGGCCCGCTGCGGCTGGGGCGCGGGCACCCCCGACTATGCCGTCTACCACGACGAGGAGTGGGGCCGGCCGCTGCACGGCGACGACGCGCTCTACGAGCGGCTGACGCTGGAGGCGTTCCAGTCCGGGCTCTCCTGGTTGACCATCCTGCGGAAGCGGCCGGCGTTCCGGCGCGCCTTCGACGGGTTCCACCTGGCGACCGTGGCCGGCTACGGCGACGCGGAGGTGGCCCGGTTGATGGCCGACGCCGGGATCGTCCGGAACCGGGCCAAGATCGACGCGGCGATCGCCAACGCGCGGGCCGCGCTCGACCTGCCGGACGGGCTGGCGGCCCTGCTCTGGTCGTTCGCCCCGGCCGCCCGGACGGGCCGACCCCGGTCGTTCGCCGAGGTGCCGGCGATCACCCCCGAGTCGACCGCGATGGCCAAGGCGCTCCGGAAGCGCGGTTTCCGGTTCGTCGGCCCCACCACGGCGTACGCGCTGATGCAGGCGACCGGCATGGTCGACGACCACCTCGACGGCTGCCACGTGAAGCCGCCGGCCGCCGCCGTGATGGGATAG